In a genomic window of Anaeromicrobium sediminis:
- a CDS encoding acyl-CoA dehydratase activase-related protein: MKIGIPRGLGYYMYHPLWKGFFESLGADVVFSDPTNKQILDDGTLHCIDEACLPLKVYLGHVLNLKDKVDMLFLPKLTSVSKGEYICPKFCSVPELVKSSIDELPPTIYTNVDFHKSRSNLLKTVYEIGSPITSNKRLLKSAFNDGLNALKDYRHKFSLNMLPLEESSSYTGFTKNELPEKILVLGHSYILYDHYLSMNLINKIHSFGFQVITQDNMDFKHIKGLDFDRDKKIFWTLARHTLGSALCALDMDNIKGIVYLSSFGCGVDSVISEIIERKVRRHTNKGFMLINLDEHTGEAGLNTRIEAFIDMIKWRQDYETNFSSHG, from the coding sequence ATGAAAATTGGAATTCCTAGAGGATTAGGATACTACATGTATCATCCCCTTTGGAAAGGATTTTTTGAGTCCTTAGGTGCTGATGTTGTTTTTTCTGATCCCACTAATAAACAAATTTTAGATGATGGTACACTCCATTGTATAGATGAAGCCTGCCTTCCCTTAAAAGTTTATCTTGGTCACGTTTTAAACTTAAAGGATAAGGTTGATATGTTGTTTTTACCTAAACTAACTAGTGTAAGTAAGGGTGAATATATATGTCCTAAATTCTGTTCTGTACCAGAATTAGTAAAAAGTTCTATAGATGAACTTCCACCCACCATTTATACAAATGTAGATTTCCATAAGTCTCGTAGCAATCTGTTAAAAACCGTATATGAAATAGGTAGTCCCATAACTTCCAATAAAAGACTTTTAAAAAGTGCTTTTAATGATGGTTTAAATGCTTTAAAGGATTATAGACATAAATTTAGCTTAAATATGTTACCCTTAGAAGAATCTTCCTCTTATACAGGTTTTACTAAAAATGAATTACCAGAAAAAATATTAGTATTAGGACATAGTTACATACTTTATGATCATTATTTAAGTATGAATTTAATAAACAAAATCCATTCCTTTGGTTTTCAGGTGATTACCCAAGATAACATGGATTTTAAACACATTAAAGGTCTTGATTTCGATAGGGACAAAAAAATCTTTTGGACCTTAGCTAGACATACCCTAGGTTCTGCCCTATGTGCCCTAGATATGGATAATATAAAGGGTATAGTATATCTCTCATCCTTTGGTTGCGGAGTTGATTCTGTAATTTCAGAAATAATAGAAAGAAAAGTAAGGAGACATACTAACAAAGGATTTATGTTAATCAACTTAGATGAGCATACGGGAGAAGCAGGATTAAATACTAGGATTGAAGCTTTTATAGATATGATTAAATGGAGGCAAGATTATGAAACTAACTTTTCCTCACATGGGTAA
- a CDS encoding PTS sugar transporter subunit IIA, producing the protein MDKIIVKDLINLSLRAKDKENAIKEMASMMESCQRLNDKEEYIRVVMEREGLSTTGIGFGVGIPHGKSNSVNIPTLAFGRSREGIEWQSLDDKPVHMVFLIGVPESSASNEHLRILALLSRKLMDENFRKNLMEIENEDELLSILGEVFKHIAA; encoded by the coding sequence ATGGATAAAATAATAGTTAAAGATTTGATAAATTTATCATTAAGAGCAAAGGATAAGGAAAATGCTATAAAGGAAATGGCAAGTATGATGGAATCCTGCCAAAGATTAAATGACAAGGAAGAATATATAAGGGTAGTTATGGAGAGGGAAGGATTATCCACTACTGGAATAGGCTTTGGAGTAGGGATTCCCCATGGCAAAAGTAATTCGGTAAATATTCCTACTTTAGCCTTTGGTAGGTCTAGGGAAGGGATTGAGTGGCAGTCTCTAGATGATAAACCAGTTCATATGGTATTTTTAATTGGGGTTCCAGAGAGTTCAGCTTCAAATGAGCACTTAAGAATATTAGCCCTATTGTCTAGAAAATTAATGGATGAAAATTTTAGAAAAAATTTGATGGAAATTGAAAACGAGGATGAATTATTAAGTATTTTAGGAGAAGTATTTAAGCATATTGCAGCTTAG
- a CDS encoding PTS fructose transporter subunit IIC — protein MSNELKNLRTYLMTGVSYMIPIVVIGGVLIALSIALSGVEAGTGANVTNPILSKMLNIGVKAFGLMVPVLAGFIAFGIAERPGLAPGLVGGALANEIGAGFLGGIIAGFVAGYTAKWIKTWKVPTQLRAIMPIFVIPLLGSLVVGTVMYIIGAPISSLMESMTNGLKSMGTSNAVILAIIMGAMIAFDMGGPVNKVAFMFGAAMIGEGVYTVMGPVAVAICIPPLAMGVATLLSPKKYSEAEKEAGKGAIAMGLIGITEGAIPFAAADPIRVIPSIVTGSAIGAAIAAMGKVGDHAPHGGPIVLPVVDNKVMFMVAVIVGVAVAAFMVNALKKEVQEEIIENDDPGEIDIEF, from the coding sequence ATGAGTAATGAGTTAAAGAATTTAAGAACTTATCTGATGACAGGGGTTTCTTATATGATACCTATAGTTGTTATTGGTGGTGTTTTAATAGCCCTATCCATAGCCCTAAGTGGTGTAGAAGCTGGAACGGGAGCGAATGTAACAAATCCAATCTTATCTAAAATGTTAAATATAGGTGTAAAAGCCTTTGGACTTATGGTTCCTGTTTTAGCTGGATTTATTGCCTTTGGTATTGCAGAAAGGCCAGGTTTAGCACCAGGCCTCGTAGGTGGAGCACTGGCCAATGAAATAGGAGCAGGATTTTTAGGTGGAATCATAGCAGGATTTGTGGCTGGATATACGGCTAAATGGATTAAAACTTGGAAGGTTCCTACTCAATTAAGAGCAATTATGCCCATATTTGTTATACCACTTTTAGGATCACTAGTTGTGGGAACTGTCATGTATATAATAGGAGCGCCTATTAGTAGTTTAATGGAATCCATGACAAATGGATTAAAAAGCATGGGTACTTCTAATGCTGTAATATTAGCAATTATTATGGGTGCCATGATAGCCTTTGATATGGGAGGTCCAGTGAACAAGGTTGCATTCATGTTTGGTGCAGCTATGATAGGAGAAGGCGTATATACTGTAATGGGACCTGTGGCTGTAGCCATATGTATTCCTCCCCTTGCCATGGGAGTTGCAACTTTACTTAGTCCTAAAAAGTATTCTGAAGCTGAGAAAGAAGCTGGAAAGGGTGCCATTGCCATGGGCCTTATAGGAATTACAGAAGGTGCCATACCTTTTGCAGCAGCAGATCCTATAAGGGTTATTCCATCTATTGTAACAGGTTCTGCAATTGGAGCAGCCATTGCTGCCATGGGAAAGGTGGGAGACCATGCGCCCCATGGTGGACCAATAGTATTACCCGTAGTAGACAATAAGGTAATGTTCATGGTGGCCGTAATAGTTGGTGTAGCAGTAGCAGCCTTCATGGTAAATGCCCTTAAGAAGGAAGTTCAGGAAGAAATAATTGAAAATGATGATCCAGGAGAAATAGATATAGAATTTTAA
- a CDS encoding PTS fructose-like transporter subunit IIB yields MKILAVTACPTGIAHTYMSAEALEKECKARGFEVKVETQGSIGVENKITEDDLKGAHVVILTKDMSIKGKERFKGIPTVNVAIGDLIKKTGPLLDKIIDHLNKNK; encoded by the coding sequence ATGAAAATATTAGCAGTAACAGCTTGTCCAACAGGAATAGCACATACTTATATGTCAGCAGAGGCATTAGAAAAGGAATGTAAGGCTAGGGGATTTGAAGTAAAAGTAGAAACACAAGGATCCATAGGTGTGGAGAATAAAATAACGGAAGATGATTTAAAGGGAGCCCATGTAGTTATATTAACTAAGGATATGTCCATTAAGGGAAAAGAAAGATTTAAAGGAATTCCAACTGTAAATGTGGCCATAGGAGATTTAATAAAGAAGACTGGACCATTACTGGATAAAATAATTGACCATTTAAATAAGAATAAGTAG
- a CDS encoding HPr family phosphocarrier protein: MYSNEVIIKNSTGIHARPAQMLVQESAKYKSSINILKDDVVYNAKSIMNIMSMGAIKGDKIIIEAQGEDEKLAVEGLIKIVENGFGE, from the coding sequence ATGTATAGTAATGAAGTTATAATAAAAAATAGTACGGGAATTCATGCCAGACCTGCCCAAATGTTAGTACAAGAAAGTGCTAAATATAAATCATCTATTAATATTTTAAAAGATGATGTAGTTTATAATGCTAAAAGTATAATGAATATTATGAGTATGGGAGCAATAAAGGGAGATAAAATAATTATTGAAGCCCAGGGAGAGGACGAGAAGTTAGCAGTTGAAGGTTTAATTAAGATTGTGGAAAATGGATTTGGAGAGTAA
- a CDS encoding BglG family transcription antiterminator, which produces MKRLMEMAKILLESEKPITIKEIANELNISNKTVRNDLKKLQDFIEKEGLRLTKKTGVGTSIEGPEDNKLQLLRTVKKSVDYIQPYSPGGRQKYILKKLFMDGGNMTSYELADELYVSTGTIHKDIKEIEKWINDFNLKLVKKRNYGIEIIGEEDNYRKAISALIDHIKETDEIKGLLQANYKGRIDEKTLCQLKALINIDYLKLEGLVSHVEEQLNFRFSHEAYISLIIHIAISIKRIKKGYDIFLSEKILENIKDTKAFYYAEKMSCHMEKYFNVKIPTSEVGYITLHILGSKMHGRDLATLTFESAEELDLAVEIGKDITKIASEALHMNLIEDQVLLNGLILHLRPTINRIKYGLTLKNPIIEEIKSNYPDVFGVAWMCSRVFQKYLDVNIPESEIGYIALHLGAAVERNSHKVKTIIVCHSGIGTSQLLSARFKRCFKEIDVIGIYSSAGLTKDIMDEAQMIISTVPIKVDRPVILVSPLFTQMDVKKVEKHIDSIQMRIRGEEEKEFICKEVFHRSKRFNNRSEIIEEMCENLEKKEYIKKSFKGTVLKRESLMATEIGNSIAIPHGEPSEVKKSCIALTVLEEPVKWESEWVKYVFLICLAKKDIFKTKNIIKNLYNRMDDKEFINSLNGHIERVKTSLNNLENTM; this is translated from the coding sequence ATGAAAAGACTTATGGAAATGGCAAAGATATTACTTGAAAGTGAGAAACCCATAACTATAAAGGAAATAGCTAATGAATTAAACATATCTAATAAAACTGTACGAAATGATTTAAAAAAACTACAGGATTTTATAGAAAAGGAAGGGCTAAGACTTACGAAAAAGACAGGGGTAGGAACTAGTATAGAAGGCCCTGAAGATAATAAATTACAACTTTTAAGAACTGTAAAAAAGAGTGTGGATTATATACAACCCTATTCTCCAGGGGGCAGACAAAAATATATATTAAAAAAGTTATTTATGGATGGGGGAAATATGACTTCTTATGAATTGGCAGATGAACTATATGTTTCCACTGGAACCATACATAAGGATATTAAGGAAATAGAAAAATGGATAAATGACTTTAACTTAAAATTAGTTAAAAAAAGAAATTATGGAATTGAAATAATAGGTGAGGAAGATAATTATAGAAAAGCCATATCGGCCTTAATAGATCATATAAAGGAGACGGATGAAATAAAGGGCTTATTACAAGCCAATTATAAAGGGAGAATAGATGAAAAAACTTTATGCCAATTAAAGGCGTTGATTAATATAGATTATTTAAAACTAGAAGGCCTAGTAAGTCATGTGGAAGAACAATTAAATTTTAGATTTTCCCATGAAGCATATATTAGTTTAATAATACACATAGCCATATCTATTAAGAGAATTAAAAAGGGCTATGATATATTTTTATCTGAGAAAATATTAGAAAATATTAAGGATACAAAGGCCTTTTACTATGCAGAAAAAATGAGCTGTCATATGGAAAAGTATTTTAATGTTAAAATACCCACATCGGAAGTGGGATATATAACATTGCACATATTAGGGAGCAAAATGCATGGAAGGGATTTAGCCACACTTACTTTTGAGAGTGCTGAAGAGCTAGATTTGGCTGTGGAGATTGGAAAGGATATAACGAAAATAGCCAGTGAGGCCCTTCATATGAATTTAATAGAAGATCAGGTATTATTAAATGGACTCATATTACATTTACGTCCTACCATAAACAGGATAAAATATGGTCTAACCCTAAAAAACCCCATAATAGAAGAGATTAAAAGTAATTATCCAGATGTATTTGGAGTAGCGTGGATGTGTAGCCGTGTTTTCCAAAAATATTTAGATGTGAATATACCAGAGTCAGAAATAGGGTATATAGCCCTTCATTTAGGAGCTGCAGTAGAAAGAAATAGTCATAAGGTAAAGACCATAATAGTTTGTCATAGTGGCATAGGAACATCTCAATTGCTATCGGCACGATTTAAAAGGTGTTTTAAGGAAATAGATGTGATAGGAATATATTCTTCTGCTGGCCTAACTAAAGATATAATGGATGAAGCACAAATGATAATATCTACAGTACCTATAAAAGTAGATAGACCAGTAATATTAGTAAGTCCACTCTTTACTCAAATGGATGTAAAAAAAGTAGAAAAACATATAGACTCTATTCAGATGAGGATTAGGGGTGAAGAAGAGAAGGAATTCATATGTAAGGAAGTTTTCCATAGGAGCAAGAGATTTAATAATAGAAGTGAGATTATTGAAGAAATGTGTGAAAACCTAGAAAAAAAGGAGTATATAAAAAAGTCCTTCAAGGGTACAGTTTTAAAGAGGGAATCCTTAATGGCAACAGAAATAGGAAATTCCATAGCTATACCCCATGGAGAACCTAGTGAAGTGAAAAAATCATGTATTGCCTTAACAGTCTTAGAAGAGCCTGTAAAATGGGAATCTGAATGGGTAAAATATGTTTTTCTAATTTGTTTAGCTAAGAAGGATATATTTAAGACTAAAAATATTATCAAAAACTTATATAATAGGATGGATGATAAAGAATTTATAAATAGCCTAAATGGCCATATAGAAAGGGTTAAAACAAGTCTTAATAATTTAGAAAATACCATGTAA
- a CDS encoding type I phosphomannose isomerase catalytic subunit has protein sequence MYPLKFKPYYVEKVWGGEKLSSFKIDVPKGNIGESWELSYHKDHISEICNGIFKGKKLDEIIDLKKEKLLGTEVKSHRFPLLIKFLDAQQKLSVQVHPGDDYALKNEDDLGKTEVWVILDAKEDARLVLGTEEVNREEFKRSIEEGDLEKYLKYIPVKKGEIYFIKSGLIHTMEGVLVAEIQQNSNVTYRVYDYNRGRELHVDKALDVIDFNLVGKNAKGLTLKEEGYEKTYYCYDKNFVLKKYDVKGVCKEESDLERFFIFMCIDGDGKIIYTDGEETIKTGETLLIPASLGKYSLEGSMSLLKTYVPNLEKFEKDILNRIKY, from the coding sequence ATGTATCCGTTAAAGTTTAAACCATATTATGTAGAAAAGGTTTGGGGTGGAGAGAAATTATCTTCATTTAAGATAGATGTACCAAAGGGAAATATAGGAGAAAGCTGGGAGTTATCCTATCATAAGGATCATATAAGTGAAATATGTAATGGTATATTTAAAGGAAAAAAACTAGATGAAATAATAGATTTAAAGAAAGAAAAACTATTGGGAACGGAAGTGAAAAGTCATAGGTTTCCCTTACTTATAAAGTTTTTAGATGCTCAACAGAAATTATCAGTTCAAGTCCATCCAGGAGATGACTATGCCCTAAAGAATGAGGATGACCTGGGTAAAACAGAAGTGTGGGTAATATTAGATGCAAAGGAAGATGCTAGGTTAGTATTAGGAACAGAAGAGGTAAATAGAGAAGAATTTAAAAGATCTATAGAAGAGGGGGATTTAGAAAAGTATCTTAAATATATACCTGTTAAAAAGGGTGAGATATACTTTATTAAAAGTGGATTAATCCATACAATGGAAGGAGTCTTAGTGGCAGAGATTCAACAAAATAGTAATGTTACCTATAGGGTATATGATTATAATAGGGGAAGGGAATTACATGTGGATAAAGCCCTAGATGTAATAGACTTTAACCTTGTGGGAAAAAATGCAAAGGGCCTTACCTTGAAAGAAGAAGGCTATGAAAAGACCTATTACTGTTATGATAAAAACTTTGTCCTTAAAAAATATGATGTAAAAGGGGTTTGTAAAGAAGAAAGTGACTTGGAAAGATTCTTCATATTTATGTGTATAGATGGGGACGGTAAAATAATATATACTGATGGAGAAGAAACAATAAAAACTGGAGAAACCTTATTAATACCAGCTTCCCTAGGGAAATATTCTTTAGAAGGTAGCATGAGTCTTTTAAAGACTTATGTTCCAAACCTAGAAAAGTTTGAAAAGGATATACTAAATAGGATTAAATATTAA
- the abc-f gene encoding ribosomal protection-like ABC-F family protein encodes MLLVENVNHGFGSRVILEDVTFRLKKGEHITLVGANGEGKSTFLNIITKKLMPDEGTIRWANKVSVGYLDQHTVLEKGKSIRDVLRTAFDGMFQLEKDMLEMYDKMGSATDEEMAKLMEETSTIQDTLELSGFYAIDSKIDEVANGLGLRDIGLDKDVSQLSGGQRTKVLLTKLLLESPTILILDEPTNYLDEDHIEWLKNYLQNYENSFILVSHDIAFVNSVSTVIYHMENGSITRYKGNYDDFQNMYNLKKRQVEQAFVKQQKEIKHLETFIAKNKARVATTNMAKSRQKKLDKMVKIERPRDKVKPEFRFNEARVPSKIVFEANDLVLGYDEALTSPLNVQLIRGKKIALKGVNGLGKSTLLKTLIGKIKPFDGKVELGDYLEIGYFEQESSRDNSNTAIDEIWNTYPSMSNFEVRQALAKCGLTNDHITSQMKVLSGGEAAKVRLCKIMLRDINFLVLDEPTNHLDVDAKEELKRAIQAFKGTVLLVSHEPEFYMDIVEDVWNIEDWTTKIV; translated from the coding sequence ATGTTATTAGTAGAAAATGTAAATCACGGATTTGGTTCAAGAGTCATACTAGAAGATGTAACCTTTAGATTAAAAAAGGGAGAACACATTACCTTAGTAGGTGCAAATGGAGAAGGGAAATCTACTTTCTTAAATATAATTACAAAAAAATTAATGCCAGACGAGGGAACTATTCGTTGGGCTAACAAAGTAAGTGTTGGATATTTAGATCAGCACACAGTACTTGAAAAGGGAAAGTCCATAAGAGACGTATTAAGAACTGCCTTTGACGGTATGTTCCAATTAGAAAAGGACATGCTTGAAATGTATGACAAAATGGGTAGTGCTACTGATGAAGAAATGGCAAAGCTTATGGAAGAAACTTCTACTATCCAGGATACTTTAGAATTAAGTGGATTTTATGCCATAGATTCTAAAATAGATGAGGTTGCAAATGGATTAGGACTTAGAGATATTGGTCTTGATAAGGATGTATCTCAACTAAGTGGTGGACAAAGGACTAAAGTTTTACTTACTAAATTATTATTAGAAAGTCCTACCATATTAATCCTAGATGAGCCTACTAACTATTTAGATGAGGATCATATTGAATGGTTAAAGAATTATTTACAAAATTATGAGAACAGTTTCATTTTAGTATCCCATGATATTGCCTTTGTAAATTCCGTATCCACAGTTATATATCATATGGAAAATGGAAGTATTACCAGGTATAAGGGGAACTATGACGACTTCCAAAATATGTACAATTTAAAGAAAAGACAAGTAGAACAAGCCTTTGTAAAACAACAAAAGGAAATCAAACACTTAGAAACTTTCATAGCTAAAAATAAAGCTAGAGTAGCTACTACAAACATGGCTAAAAGTAGGCAGAAAAAATTAGATAAGATGGTTAAAATAGAAAGACCTAGAGATAAAGTAAAGCCTGAATTTAGATTTAATGAGGCTAGAGTTCCTTCAAAGATTGTATTTGAAGCTAACGATCTAGTTTTAGGATATGATGAAGCCTTAACAAGTCCTTTAAACGTTCAATTAATACGTGGTAAAAAGATCGCATTAAAAGGAGTTAATGGTCTTGGAAAGTCTACACTACTTAAGACTTTAATAGGAAAAATAAAACCCTTTGACGGTAAAGTTGAATTAGGAGATTATTTAGAGATTGGATATTTCGAACAAGAATCTTCAAGGGATAATTCAAATACTGCTATAGATGAGATTTGGAATACTTATCCTAGTATGTCAAACTTTGAAGTAAGACAAGCCTTAGCTAAATGCGGTCTTACAAATGATCATATTACTAGTCAAATGAAGGTATTAAGTGGTGGTGAAGCTGCTAAAGTAAGACTTTGTAAAATAATGCTTAGGGACATTAACTTCCTTGTACTTGATGAGCCTACTAACCACTTAGATGTAGATGCTAAGGAAGAATTGAAAAGAGCTATTCAAGCCTTTAAGGGAACTGTTTTACTAGTTTCCCATGAGCCAGAATTCTACATGGATATAGTAGAAGATGTATGGAACATAGAAGATTGGACAACTAAAATCGTTTAA
- a CDS encoding D-glutamate cyclase family protein, whose protein sequence is MLGCTFTFESALLDNNIEVRHITENKYVNM, encoded by the coding sequence ATACTAGGTTGTACTTTCACCTTTGAATCAGCCCTATTAGATAATAATATAGAAGTTAGACATATTACAGAAAATAAATATGTTAATATGTGA
- a CDS encoding HD-GYP domain-containing protein, with protein MKELPTRLKLYVIFISVLGLVSLYFSVNSITVDILPKVIFFIALGIIAESLAIKVNGTIAISVGFGIGLASMLIFQSNIVVIIGFLSMLLFIEKDKGKIYCILNTPLYKRIFNGSAYSISLLVATWIYIYINSFVSNVRIADFNIIGIIMAVTGYLIINVSIFTCLMSILENKPPTIFAKESLWVVFNLIAISPLGIFIAVVYNSYGMFGVILFFGPLLLARHSFQLYINMKHMYMETIKSLSNAMEAKDEYTNGHSYRVADYATSIAKCMGLNSSKVEKIRIAAILHDIGKIGIPDNILNKCGKLDYEEYIEIQKHPFIGCKILSEVDSLAEVARIVKHHHERYDGKGYPDGIGGDEIPIESYILAVADAFDAMTSDRPYRKAMDKLKALSIVEEESGTQFHPKVVEAFVKYSNNFKVENV; from the coding sequence ATGAAGGAGTTACCAACAAGGCTAAAATTATATGTGATTTTCATAAGCGTCTTAGGACTTGTATCATTATACTTTAGTGTCAATTCAATTACTGTTGATATATTGCCTAAAGTTATTTTTTTTATTGCTTTAGGTATAATAGCAGAATCTCTAGCAATAAAGGTTAATGGAACAATCGCGATTTCGGTGGGATTTGGAATTGGGTTAGCGTCTATGTTAATATTTCAATCTAATATAGTGGTGATAATCGGATTTTTATCTATGCTTTTATTTATAGAAAAAGATAAGGGGAAAATATATTGTATTTTAAATACTCCGCTGTATAAGAGGATATTTAATGGATCAGCATATTCTATATCATTACTTGTTGCTACTTGGATATACATATATATAAATAGTTTTGTATCTAATGTCAGGATTGCTGATTTTAATATAATAGGAATAATAATGGCTGTAACAGGCTATTTGATTATAAATGTATCAATTTTTACGTGTTTAATGTCTATACTAGAGAATAAACCTCCTACTATATTTGCTAAGGAGAGTTTGTGGGTTGTATTTAATCTTATAGCAATATCTCCATTAGGGATTTTTATAGCTGTTGTCTATAATTCTTACGGCATGTTTGGAGTAATATTATTCTTCGGTCCATTATTGTTGGCAAGACATTCATTTCAACTTTATATAAACATGAAACACATGTATATGGAAACTATTAAGTCCTTATCTAATGCCATGGAGGCAAAGGACGAGTATACTAATGGCCATTCCTACAGGGTTGCAGATTATGCCACTAGTATAGCTAAATGTATGGGTCTTAATAGTAGCAAAGTGGAAAAAATAAGAATAGCAGCCATATTGCACGACATAGGTAAAATTGGAATACCAGATAATATACTAAATAAATGTGGAAAATTAGATTATGAAGAATATATAGAGATACAAAAACATCCATTTATAGGGTGCAAAATCCTATCAGAAGTAGATAGTTTAGCCGAGGTGGCAAGGATAGTTAAACATCACCATGAAAGATATGATGGAAAGGGTTATCCTGATGGTATTGGAGGAGATGAGATTCCCATAGAATCTTATATATTAGCTGTGGCAGATGCCTTTGATGCTATGACATCAGATAGACCATATAGAAAAGCAATGGACAAATTAAAAGCATTAAGTATTGTAGAAGAAGAATCGGGAACACAGTTCCATCCAAAAGTGGTAGAAGCTTTTGTAAAATATTCAAATAACTTTAAGGTGGAAAATGTATGA
- a CDS encoding DUF5317 domain-containing protein, with translation MIVEAVLVPLAIGKIRGGKFKNLEKVYIEKWYLLVLSALIETIASFIRMRQIEPLWQFLDKNIILIDIIIYSLIIMTIYANRNKRGFKLILIGVILNGLVIFANNGKMPVDVSSIKEMISRESLNLLNDGKDLVHTATGPNTKLEFLADILHLKKPYPFPKILSLGDIFMIGGTFLFIQDKMIIESD, from the coding sequence ATGATAGTAGAAGCAGTACTAGTTCCCTTAGCAATAGGGAAAATACGAGGGGGCAAGTTTAAAAACTTAGAAAAGGTTTATATTGAAAAGTGGTATTTATTAGTTTTAAGTGCTCTTATAGAAACTATAGCATCTTTTATACGAATGAGACAAATAGAACCTTTGTGGCAATTTTTAGATAAAAATATAATACTTATAGATATAATAATATATTCCCTCATAATAATGACCATTTATGCTAATAGAAACAAAAGGGGATTTAAATTAATATTAATAGGAGTAATATTAAATGGATTAGTAATATTTGCAAACAATGGGAAAATGCCTGTGGATGTGAGCTCTATAAAGGAAATGATTTCCCGGGAAAGTCTTAACTTATTAAATGATGGAAAAGATTTAGTCCATACTGCAACAGGACCTAATACTAAATTAGAATTTTTAGCAGATATTTTACATTTAAAAAAGCCTTATCCATTTCCTAAAATATTGAGTCTAGGAGATATATTTATGATAGGGGGGACATTTTTATTTATACAGGATAAAATGATTATAGAAAGTGACTAA
- a CDS encoding YjdF family protein — translation MNMVKSRFNVLFENGFWVGYLEVFYNERYQVSRHVFGPEPTEPEVFEFILNNHYSRMRLSKGLKEKSKKDPGKINPKRRQREVSKERKKKSPCTKAQEALKIHMEEVKKVSKKKKREKREKEKEEKYLKKQLKKKEKKKGH, via the coding sequence ATGAATATGGTAAAATCAAGGTTTAATGTGTTATTTGAAAATGGCTTTTGGGTTGGGTATTTAGAGGTCTTTTACAATGAACGATATCAAGTATCCAGGCATGTATTTGGGCCAGAGCCTACAGAACCGGAAGTCTTTGAATTTATTCTTAACAATCATTATTCTAGGATGAGGCTATCTAAAGGCTTGAAAGAAAAATCAAAGAAAGACCCAGGAAAGATAAATCCCAAGAGACGACAAAGGGAAGTGTCAAAAGAACGGAAGAAAAAAAGTCCATGTACAAAGGCACAGGAAGCCCTGAAAATCCATATGGAAGAAGTCAAAAAAGTTAGTAAGAAAAAGAAAAGAGAAAAAAGAGAAAAAGAAAAAGAAGAAAAATATTTAAAAAAACAATTAAAGAAAAAAGAGAAGAAAAAAGGACATTAG